One stretch of Prunus persica cultivar Lovell chromosome G1, Prunus_persica_NCBIv2, whole genome shotgun sequence DNA includes these proteins:
- the LOC18791935 gene encoding phospholipase SGR2, with protein MGMADSEANRVAEETFPDMLKNTPSNIRRLEDEIDQCKGHQKYLAQTRSPSDGSDVRWYFCKVPLAVNEMAASVPRTEIVGKGGYFRFGKRDSLAIEASFLQREEELLSCWWREYAECSEGPKERPSSSKKVAEREILSSLERGRSAELYKVEEERVGVPVKGGLYEVDLVKRHSFPVYWDGENRRVLRGHWFARKGADWLPLREDVSEQLEIAYRSQVWHRRMFQPSGLFAARVELQGSTPGLHALFTGEDNTWEAWLNMDASGFSSIITLGGNGMKLRRGYSASYTSKPTQNELRQQKEEEMDDYCSAVPVRHLVFMVHGIGQRLEKSNLVDDVGEFHHITASLAETHLTSRQRDTQRVLFIPCQWRKGLKLSGEAAVEKCTLDGVKGLRVMLSATVHDVLYYMSPIYCQDIINAVSNQLNRLYLKFLRRNPGYDGKVSIYGHSLGSVLSYDILCHQENLSSPFPMDWMFKEHDRDGESSPGVDNQSTYDTPTNLGDTFAFVNDQTDDVMGFNDENMSAQPSLLIHEDGNAEDASTVVGHETSDSNDFVARSVDLKQPHGNKDVYESVCESSNMLRGDGSSETTSINCGVPVGGVEKVVEEVCEETSNKDKVVELLREEIDTLKSKIAELEAKCGGRDTSPGSYRENDEVLATIPKQPLSEKLPPEGEGSPKSYTPFINYTKLEFKVDTFFAVGSPLGVFLALRNIRIGIGKGKEYWGEENTSEEMPACRQLFNIFHPFDPVAYRIEPLVCKEYISKRPVIIPYHKGGKRLHIGFQEFTEDLAARSQAIMDRINSVKVKVLTVCQSRNTDSLEDTAETAEEKEERSYGTLMMERVTGSEGGRIDHVLQDKTFEHPYISAIGAHTNYWRDYDTALFILKHLYQGIHEDNLPEKSGMGNSKKESNYARWSGHGQTADEELPLTFSERR; from the exons ATGGGTATGGCGGATTCGGAGGCAAACCGTGTAGCTGAAGAAACGTTCCCTGATATGCTGAAGAACACGCCGTCGAACATCCGGAGATTGGAAGATGAGATTGATCAGTGTAAGGGCCACCAGAAGTATCTAGCGCAGACTAGAAGCCCGTCCGATGGTAGCGATGTCCGATGGTACTTTTGCAAAGTCCCTTTGGCAGTGAATG AGATGGCTGCTTCAGTCCCTCGCACTGAGATAGTGGGAAAAGGCGGCTATTTTCGTTTTGGTAAGAGAGACTCTCTGGCAATTGAGGCATCTTTTTTGCAG AGGGAGGAAGAGTTGCTTTCTTGTTGGTGGAGAGAGTATGCGGAATGTAGCGAAGGTCCAAAAGAGCGACCTAGTTCCAGTAAGAAGGTGGCTGAGCGGGAAATTTTATCTTCTCTAGAGAGGGGTCGGTCAGCTGAATTATATAaagtggaagaagaaagagttgGTGTTCCTGTTAAGGGAGGGCTTTATGAG GTAGATTTAGTGAAGCGGCATTCTTTCCCTGTCTATTGGGATGGAGAAAACCGGCGCGTCTTAAGAGGTCACTGGTTTGCTCGTAAAGGGGCTGATTGGCTGCCACTTCGTGAAGATGTTTCTGAACAATTGGAGATTGCTTATCGTAGCCAG GTTTGGCACCGGCGAATGTTTCAGCCGTCTGGACTTTTTGCAGCTCGGGTTGAATTGCAAGGCTCTACCCCT GGACTACATGCGCTTTTCACAGGAGAAGATAATACTTGGGAGGCTTGGCTCAATATGGATGCTTCTGGTTTTTCTAGTATCATTACTTTAGGTGGAAATGGAATGAAGTTAAGGCGTGGATATTCCGCATCTTACACTTCAAAACCCACCCAG aaTGAATTACGACAGCAGAAGGAGGAGGAAATGGATGATTATTGCTCAGCG GTTCCTGTTCGACACCTTGTGTTCATGGTTCATGGAATTGGTCAAAGATTGGAGAAATCCAATTTAGTTGATGATGTTGGTGAATTTCACCATATAACTGCAAGTCTTGCTGAAACACACCTTACTTCACGCCAACGTGACACTCAAAGGGTTCTTTTTATCCCATGCCAG TGGAGAAAGGGCTTGAAGCTTAGTGGTGAAGCTGCAGTCGAAAAATGTACTTTAGATGGTGTGAAGGGTTTGCGTGTCATGCTGAGTGCAACTGTTCATGATGTGTTATACTACATGAGTCCCATATACTGTCAGGACATTATCAACGCG GTATCCAACCAATTAAATCggttatatttgaaatttcttAGGAGGAATCCAGGTTATGATGGAAAG GTTTCCATATATGGTCATTCTCTGGGAAGTGTCCTCTCCTATGATATCCTTTGTCATCAGGAGAATTTGTCATCCCCATTTCCAATGGATTGGATGTTCAAAGAACATGATAGAGATGGAGAATCTTCACCTGGTGTGGACAATCAATCTACATATGACACTCCGACTAATTTGGGAGATACATTTGCTTTTGTAAATGATCAAACTGATGACGTGATGGGTTTTAATGATGAAAATATGAGTGCACAACCATCTCTTCTGATACATGAGGATGGAAATGCTGAAGATGCCTCGACTGTTGTGGGTCACGAAACATCAGATTCTAACGATTTTGTTGCAAGGTCAGTGGACTTGAAACAACCACATGGTAATAAAGATGTGTATGAATCAGTTTGCGAATCGAGCAACATGCTTAGAGGGGATGGCTCAAGTGAAACTACAAGCATAAACTGTGGAGTACCAGTTGGTGGTGTAGAGAAAGTGGTTGAAGAAGTATGCGAAGAAACAAGCAATAAAGACAAAGTAGTCGAATTGCTGAGGGAAGAG ATTGATACCCTAAAGTCCAAAATAGCAGAATTGGAAGCCAAATGTGGTGGTAGAGATACTAGTCCAGGGTCGTATCGAG AAAATGATGAAGTTCTTGCAACTATTCCAAAGCAGCCCCTATCTGAGAAATTGCCCCCTGAGGGAGAGGGGTCACCCAAGAGTTATACCCCTTTTATCAACTACACAAAACTTGAATTCAAG GTTGATACATTCTTTGCAGTTGGATCACCCCTTGGGGTCTTCCTTGCCCTTCGTAACATTCGTATTGGGATTG GAAAGGGGAAAGAATATTGGGGAGAGGAAAACACAAGTGAGGAGATGCCAGCTTGTCGGCAATTGTTCAACATATTTCACCCCTTTGATCCTGTTGCATATAG AATTGAACCACTTGTGTGTAAAGAATACATCAGCAAGCGACCTGTTATCATACCCTACCACAAAGGTGGAAAGAGGTTGCATATTGGGTTTCAG GAATTCACTGAAGATTTAGCTGCTCGTTCTCAAGCAATAATGGATCGTATAAACTCTGTAAAG GTTAAAGTGCTGACAGTTTGCCAGTCAAGAAACACGGATAGCCTAGAAG ATACAGCAGAAACAGCcgaagaaaaggaagagagatCGTATGGTACTCTTATGATGGAAAGAGTAACTGGAAGTGAAGGAGGAAGGATTGATCATGTTCTTCAA GACAAGACATTTGAGCATCCGTATATTTCTGCAATCGGAGCACATAC AAATTATTGGAGGGATTATGATACTGCCCTTTTCATATTGAAACACTTGTACCAAGGTATACATGAAGATAACTTACCTGAGAAATCTGGTATGGGAAACTCAAAAAAGGAGAGTAATTACGCAAGGTGGTCTGGTCATGGGCAGACGGCAGATGAGGAGCTTCCTTTGACATTCTCTGAAAGAA GATGA
- the LOC18791723 gene encoding far upstream element-binding protein 2 isoform X1, whose translation MAEEEVVGAEAGSPKPSDHKRKLEDLEPEAQQEIVDLTSDGPDDLNVEPDAANEVDVPPSDESEAKRPRLEDKPDEIANENGYQEEKVEQPEKENEDQLNVDSGHSEHPQPPSVEVTESVKDQQKPEVNEQHYDINGEQSETQKPSENSVAEDAQEPPQEVSQPHYAEEPQQGDAYTSANHNLTHKMEVPNNKVGVLIGKAGDTIRYLQYNSGAKIQITRDSDADPYSATRPVEIIGSSFSISKAEKLINAVIAEADAGGSPSLVARGVATAQAAAAAEQIQIQVPNEKVGLIIGRGGETIKGLQTRSGARIQVLIPQHLPEGDESKERTVRVTGDKKQIEVARELIKEVMNQTVRPSPLSSGFNHQGYRPHGPGGPQWGPRGPHLPQQSTYDYPQRGPYPSHNPHYPPAYGSYPQHMGPRSGFGSGWEQRPPPSMQGMPPHGGGYDYYSGQGPDAPVSAQHSAPVPSHVPGPSPNPTMAPPPSQANYNYGQPHGPDYGHPAPYSQTAPPQHSYGHGYEEPKYDNHAPTQHPYGGHGTSQPYPQTGAQPGYGPQQHYGKPQSYGMASQGPAPQSYGPPRAGQPGDATYQGAAPAQSYGPNVPAQQPYPYASSVPAQQTYPTYGSAPTDGYNQPPPVSGSGYPQQGGQPVSYGQPGAQQAPGYAQVAPTAGYTQYASTQQGYTEQSAPNAAGYGYQGSQDPGYGGVSASTYGAPAAVQPGYAQPTTQQSYDQSVPQSAGYGAAPTASAGYGKTVSPQPGYPQYDSSQMYAAAPR comes from the exons ATGGCTGAGGAGGAGGTTGTGGGAGCCGAGGCGGGAAGCCCTAAGCCGTCGGATCACAAGCGGAAGCTGGAAGATTTGGAGCCCGAAGCGCAACAGGAGATAGTTGACCTCACCTCCGACGGGCCGGATGATTTGAATGTGGAGCCCGATGCGGCCAATGAAGTGGATGTGCCGCCTTCAGATGAATCTGAAGCGAAAAGGCCTCGTCTTGAAGACAAGCCCGATGAAATAG CCAATGAGAATGGCTACCAAGAGGAGAAGGTAGAACAACCAGAAAAGGAGAATGAGGATCAGCTGAATGTTGATAGTGGCCATTCAGAGCACCCTCAGCCTCCTTCTGTGGAAGTTACAGAATCAGTGAAGGACCAGCAAAAACCCGAAGTTAATGAACAACATTATGATATAAATGGTGAACAAAGTGAGACCCAAAAGCCTTCTGAGAATTCTGTGGCGGAAGATGCTCAAGAACCCCCTCAAGAGGTGTCTCAACCACACTACGCTGAGGAACCTCAGCAAGGTGACGCTTACACTTCCGCAAATCATAATTTGACACACAAAATGGAGGTTCCTAATAATAAG GTTGGGGTTCTAATTGGCAAGGCCGGGGATACTATAAGGTACTTGCAATACAACTCTGGAGCAAAAATTCAGATAACAAGGGATTCTGATGCAGATCCATATTCTGCAACCAGGCCTGTGGAGATAATAGGAAGTTCGTTTAGCATAAGCAAAGCAGAGAAGCTTATAAATGCTGTTATTGCAGAG GCTGATGCAGGGGGTTCTCCTTCTTTGGTGGCTAGGGGTGTTGCTACTGCACAGGCTGCTGCAGCCGCAGAACAAATTCAGATACAAGTTCCGAATGAGAAG GTTGGCTTGATAATAGGCAGAGGTGGGGAGACCATTAAAGGTCTGCAGACCAGATCGGGGGCACGTATCCAGGTA TTGATACCCCAACATCTCCCGGAGGGGGATGAATCTAAAGAAAGGACAGTGCGAGTAACTGGTGATAAGAAGCAAATTGAGGTGGCAAGAGAATTGATAAAGGAAGTTATGAATCAG ACTGTGAGGCCATCACCTCTCTCCAGTGGTTTTAACCATCAGGGTTATCGGCCCCATGGACCAGGTGGTCCTCAATGGGGTCCACGAGGGCCTCATCTACCCCAGCAATCTACCTATGATTATCCGCAACGAGGACCATATCCATCCCATAATCCTCATTACCCTCCTGCATATGGAAGTTATCCTCAACATATGGGTCCAAGAAGTGGCTTTGGATCTGGTTGGGAGCAAAGGCCACCTCCTAGCATGCAGGGGATGCCTCCGCATGGTGGTGGTTATGATTACTACAGTGGACAAGGACCTGATGCCCCAGTATCTGCCCAACATTCTGCTCCTGTTCCTTCTCATGTTCCTGGCCCTTCTCCTAACCCTACAATGGCCCCACCCCCGTCTCAAgcaaattacaattatggACAGCCACATGGTCCAGATTATGGGCATCCAGCACCTTATTCCCAGACTGCACCTCCTCAACATAGCTATGGGCATGGGTACGAAGAACCAAAATACGATAATCATGCTCCAACACAGCATCCCTATGGAGGGCATGGGACTTCTCAGCCATATCCACAAACTGGAGCTCAGCCAGGTTATGGTCCACAGCAGCATTATGGCAAGCCACAATCATATGGCATGGCATCACAGGGGCCAGCTCCCCAGTCTTACGGCCCTCCTAGGGCTGGTCAACCAGGAGACGCAACTTATCAGGGTGCTGCACCAGCTCAATCATATGGTCCGAATGTTCCAGCCCAACAGCCATATCCGTATGCATCTAGTGTGCCTGCGCAGCAGACCTATCCTACATATGGTTCTGCCCCAACTGATGGGTATAATCAACCACCGCCTGTCTCTGGCTCAGGATATCCACAGCAAGGAGGACAACCGGTTAGTTATGGCCAGCCTGGTGCGCAGCAGGCACCCGGCTATGCACAAGTGGCTCCTACTGCAGGGTACACGCAATATGCATCTACTCAACAAGGTTACACTGAGCAGTCTGCGCCAAACGCAGCAGGTTATGGGTACCAAGGGTCTCAAGACCCCGGATATGGAGGTGTCTCTGCATCAACCTATGGTGCCCCAGCAGCTGTGCAGCCAGGTTATGCCCAACCAACAACCCAACAAAGTTACGATCAGTCAGTCCCACAGTCTGCTGGTTATGGAGCTGCGCCAACTGCTTCAGCTGGTTATGGGAAAACAGTTTCACCTCAGCCTGGTTATCCTCAGTATGACTCGAGTCAAATGTATGCTGCTGCACCGCGCTGA
- the LOC18791723 gene encoding far upstream element-binding protein 2 isoform X2, with product MAEEEVVGAEAGSPKPSDHKRKLEDLEPEAQQEIVDLTSDGPDDLNVEPDAANEVDVPPSDESEAKRPRLEDKPDEIANENGYQEEKVEQPEKENEDQLNVDSGHSEHPQPPSVEVTESVKDQQKPEVNEQHYDINGEQSETQKPSENSVAEDAQEPPQEVSQPHYAEEPQQGDAYTSANHNLTHKMEVPNNKVGVLIGKAGDTIRYLQYNSGAKIQITRDSDADPYSATRPVEIIGSSFSISKAEKLINAVIAEADAGGSPSLVARGVATAQAAAAAEQIQIQVPNEKVGLIIGRGGETIKGLQTRSGARIQLIPQHLPEGDESKERTVRVTGDKKQIEVARELIKEVMNQTVRPSPLSSGFNHQGYRPHGPGGPQWGPRGPHLPQQSTYDYPQRGPYPSHNPHYPPAYGSYPQHMGPRSGFGSGWEQRPPPSMQGMPPHGGGYDYYSGQGPDAPVSAQHSAPVPSHVPGPSPNPTMAPPPSQANYNYGQPHGPDYGHPAPYSQTAPPQHSYGHGYEEPKYDNHAPTQHPYGGHGTSQPYPQTGAQPGYGPQQHYGKPQSYGMASQGPAPQSYGPPRAGQPGDATYQGAAPAQSYGPNVPAQQPYPYASSVPAQQTYPTYGSAPTDGYNQPPPVSGSGYPQQGGQPVSYGQPGAQQAPGYAQVAPTAGYTQYASTQQGYTEQSAPNAAGYGYQGSQDPGYGGVSASTYGAPAAVQPGYAQPTTQQSYDQSVPQSAGYGAAPTASAGYGKTVSPQPGYPQYDSSQMYAAAPR from the exons ATGGCTGAGGAGGAGGTTGTGGGAGCCGAGGCGGGAAGCCCTAAGCCGTCGGATCACAAGCGGAAGCTGGAAGATTTGGAGCCCGAAGCGCAACAGGAGATAGTTGACCTCACCTCCGACGGGCCGGATGATTTGAATGTGGAGCCCGATGCGGCCAATGAAGTGGATGTGCCGCCTTCAGATGAATCTGAAGCGAAAAGGCCTCGTCTTGAAGACAAGCCCGATGAAATAG CCAATGAGAATGGCTACCAAGAGGAGAAGGTAGAACAACCAGAAAAGGAGAATGAGGATCAGCTGAATGTTGATAGTGGCCATTCAGAGCACCCTCAGCCTCCTTCTGTGGAAGTTACAGAATCAGTGAAGGACCAGCAAAAACCCGAAGTTAATGAACAACATTATGATATAAATGGTGAACAAAGTGAGACCCAAAAGCCTTCTGAGAATTCTGTGGCGGAAGATGCTCAAGAACCCCCTCAAGAGGTGTCTCAACCACACTACGCTGAGGAACCTCAGCAAGGTGACGCTTACACTTCCGCAAATCATAATTTGACACACAAAATGGAGGTTCCTAATAATAAG GTTGGGGTTCTAATTGGCAAGGCCGGGGATACTATAAGGTACTTGCAATACAACTCTGGAGCAAAAATTCAGATAACAAGGGATTCTGATGCAGATCCATATTCTGCAACCAGGCCTGTGGAGATAATAGGAAGTTCGTTTAGCATAAGCAAAGCAGAGAAGCTTATAAATGCTGTTATTGCAGAG GCTGATGCAGGGGGTTCTCCTTCTTTGGTGGCTAGGGGTGTTGCTACTGCACAGGCTGCTGCAGCCGCAGAACAAATTCAGATACAAGTTCCGAATGAGAAG GTTGGCTTGATAATAGGCAGAGGTGGGGAGACCATTAAAGGTCTGCAGACCAGATCGGGGGCACGTATCCAG TTGATACCCCAACATCTCCCGGAGGGGGATGAATCTAAAGAAAGGACAGTGCGAGTAACTGGTGATAAGAAGCAAATTGAGGTGGCAAGAGAATTGATAAAGGAAGTTATGAATCAG ACTGTGAGGCCATCACCTCTCTCCAGTGGTTTTAACCATCAGGGTTATCGGCCCCATGGACCAGGTGGTCCTCAATGGGGTCCACGAGGGCCTCATCTACCCCAGCAATCTACCTATGATTATCCGCAACGAGGACCATATCCATCCCATAATCCTCATTACCCTCCTGCATATGGAAGTTATCCTCAACATATGGGTCCAAGAAGTGGCTTTGGATCTGGTTGGGAGCAAAGGCCACCTCCTAGCATGCAGGGGATGCCTCCGCATGGTGGTGGTTATGATTACTACAGTGGACAAGGACCTGATGCCCCAGTATCTGCCCAACATTCTGCTCCTGTTCCTTCTCATGTTCCTGGCCCTTCTCCTAACCCTACAATGGCCCCACCCCCGTCTCAAgcaaattacaattatggACAGCCACATGGTCCAGATTATGGGCATCCAGCACCTTATTCCCAGACTGCACCTCCTCAACATAGCTATGGGCATGGGTACGAAGAACCAAAATACGATAATCATGCTCCAACACAGCATCCCTATGGAGGGCATGGGACTTCTCAGCCATATCCACAAACTGGAGCTCAGCCAGGTTATGGTCCACAGCAGCATTATGGCAAGCCACAATCATATGGCATGGCATCACAGGGGCCAGCTCCCCAGTCTTACGGCCCTCCTAGGGCTGGTCAACCAGGAGACGCAACTTATCAGGGTGCTGCACCAGCTCAATCATATGGTCCGAATGTTCCAGCCCAACAGCCATATCCGTATGCATCTAGTGTGCCTGCGCAGCAGACCTATCCTACATATGGTTCTGCCCCAACTGATGGGTATAATCAACCACCGCCTGTCTCTGGCTCAGGATATCCACAGCAAGGAGGACAACCGGTTAGTTATGGCCAGCCTGGTGCGCAGCAGGCACCCGGCTATGCACAAGTGGCTCCTACTGCAGGGTACACGCAATATGCATCTACTCAACAAGGTTACACTGAGCAGTCTGCGCCAAACGCAGCAGGTTATGGGTACCAAGGGTCTCAAGACCCCGGATATGGAGGTGTCTCTGCATCAACCTATGGTGCCCCAGCAGCTGTGCAGCCAGGTTATGCCCAACCAACAACCCAACAAAGTTACGATCAGTCAGTCCCACAGTCTGCTGGTTATGGAGCTGCGCCAACTGCTTCAGCTGGTTATGGGAAAACAGTTTCACCTCAGCCTGGTTATCCTCAGTATGACTCGAGTCAAATGTATGCTGCTGCACCGCGCTGA
- the LOC18788480 gene encoding EPIDERMAL PATTERNING FACTOR-like protein 2: MGSTQNCACWHRNRHLIISIFLLLVSSSTHLRFMAEGARLISSKLTKAAPRGHVLEENEAGVVVNARQIGSRPPRCESRCSACGHCVAVQVPVSPQVQGHSKIRSHGSLPDSTRTSPKNVAYSRGDDITNYKPISWKCKCGDLLFNP, translated from the exons ATGGGCAGCACTCAAAATTGCGCCTGTTGGCACAGAAATAGACATCTAATCATTTCCATCTTCCTACTCTTGGTTTCAAGCTCGACCCATCTGAGATTCATGGCTGAAG gtgCTCGACTAATTTCAAGCAAGCTTACTAAGGCTGCTCCG AGAGGTCATGTTCTTGAGGAAAATGAAGCTGGGGTGGTGGTCAACGCACGTCAAATAGGATCAAGACCACCAAGGTGTGAGAGCAGGTGCAGTGCTTGTGGGCATTGTGTGGCAGTTCAGGTCCCTGTTTCCCCCCAAGTCCAAGGCCACAGTAAAATCAGAAGCCATGGCAGCCTCCCTGATTCCACCAGAACAAGCCCCAAGAATGTAGCTTACTCCAGAGGCGATGACATTACAAATTATAAGCCTATAAGCTGGAAATGCAAGTGTGGGGATTTGCTCTTCAACCCTTGA
- the LOC18793485 gene encoding putative lipase ROG1, which produces MASMEMEIDGSGIVSSNEIKQRGKKNIVRKKKNKSKRTSTKETFHYLPKFRCFSLKSETDGKGNFDMEVEDEGRGKMTPTHLIIMVNGLIGSAQNWKYAAKQFLKRYPEDVIVHCSECNCSMLTFDGVDVMGERLAEEVISVIKRHPSVQKISFVGHSLGGLIARYAIGRLYERDLTREQSQENGECRSDGVEDPLLEHKVKGKIAGLEPVNFITSATPHLGTRGHKQVPVFCGFQPLEKVAARTSWCLGRSGRHLFLTDRDKGKPPLLIQMVNDTEDLNFLSALQSFRRRVAYANVLHDHLVGWSTSSLRRRKELPKLKHLSKDDKYPHIVNVKTIKTDSTQEEVSFEAKASGCKHIDLEEEMIRSLTKMSWERVDVSFKGSKQRYLAHSTIQVKTYYLHSDGADVIQHMVDNFVV; this is translated from the exons ATGGCTTCCATGGAGATGGAGATCGACGGTTCTGGAATTGTATCTTCCAATGAGATCAAGCAGAGAGGCAAGAAAAACATcgtgaggaagaaaaagaacaagagcAAAAGGACGAGCACAAAAGAAACGTTTCATTACCTGCCAAAGTTTCGGTGTTTCAGCTTGAAATCTGAAACGGACGGGAAGGGGAATTTTGATATGGAGGTTGAGGATGAAGGGCGTGGGAAAATGACTCCTACCCATCTTATTATAATGGTGAATGGTCTTATAGGCAG TGCTCAGAATTGGAAATATGCAGCAAAACAGTTTCTCAAGAGATACCCAGAAGATGTTATTGTTCACT GCAGTGAATGCAATTGCTCAATGCTGACATTTGATGGGGTTGATGTAATGGGGGAGAGATTAGCAGAAGAG gttaTTTCCGTCATAAAACGCCACCCAAGTGTTCAGAAGATCTCGTTTGTTGGTCATTCATTAGGCGGCCTTATAGCAAGGTACGCCATTGGCAGGCTCTATGAAAGAGACCTCACGAGGGAACAATCTCAGGAAAATGGAGAATGTAGGAGTGATGGAGTTGAGGATCCATTGCTGGAGCACAAAGTCAAAGGCAAAATTGCTGGACTGGAGCCTGTGAATTTTATAACCTCTGCAACTCCGCACCTTGGTACCAGGGGGCATAAACAG gtTCCAGTGTTTTGTGGCTTTCAACCCCTGGAAAAAGTAGCAGCTCGTACCTCATGGTGTCTAGGTAGAAGTGGAAGACATCTGTTTTTAACTGATAGGGATAAAGGAAAACCTCCCCTTCTTATTCAGATGGTCAATGATACCGAAGATCTTAATTTCTT ATCTGCATTGCAGTCCTTCAGGCGTCGTGTTGCCTATGCAAATGTTCTCCATGACC ACCTTGTCGGATGGAGTACATCATCTCTACGGCGTAGGAAGGAGCTGCCAAAG CTTAAACATTTATCCAAAGATGACAAATATCCACATATTGTGAATGTGAAGACAATAAAAACTGACAGTACTCAAGAAGAAGTATCTTTCGAAGCGAAAGCCAGTGGATGCAAGCATATTGACTTGGAAG AGGAAATGATCAGAAGCTTGACCAAAATGAGCTGGGAACGGGTTGATGTGAGCTTCAAAGGAAGTAAGCAAAGATACCTTGCGCACAGTACCATTCAG GTGAAAACCTATTATCTACATTCTGATGGGGCTGATGTGATCCAACACATGGTTGACAACTTTGTTGTGTGA